One genomic segment of Salinigranum rubrum includes these proteins:
- a CDS encoding DUF5781 family protein, with translation MDIRVLGSGPPDPFLSAADLFETEFSLDLPVRVHVREDPDERTWAGHYPDHHVLNISRQAATSAMARELALHELAHMARYEESHPSHVQKTEEALFLALAGRSVERRKLAHCYQIANHMKDIYADDLTLSVAPAEKLVCFFESQLAAAVSDRPPAPRPDSRRISPAADPEITAVNAAFALALCERHDLLTSDHRLYDLAHAAADDAPQVGLERFKSHFASLVDDPTESDYRKALVDVTREYCIREQQAAD, from the coding sequence ATGGACATTCGAGTGCTCGGGTCCGGGCCACCGGACCCCTTTCTGAGTGCGGCCGATCTGTTCGAGACCGAGTTCTCGCTCGACCTCCCCGTCAGAGTCCACGTCCGAGAGGACCCCGACGAGCGGACCTGGGCGGGCCACTACCCCGACCACCACGTCCTCAACATCTCCCGACAGGCGGCGACCAGCGCGATGGCGCGCGAACTGGCCTTACACGAACTCGCTCACATGGCGCGCTACGAGGAGTCTCACCCCTCCCACGTCCAAAAGACCGAGGAGGCGCTCTTTCTCGCGCTCGCGGGTCGGTCGGTCGAGCGACGGAAGCTCGCACACTGCTACCAGATCGCGAACCACATGAAGGACATCTACGCCGACGACCTCACGCTCTCGGTCGCGCCCGCGGAGAAGCTCGTCTGCTTCTTCGAGTCCCAGCTCGCGGCGGCGGTGTCGGACCGCCCGCCGGCCCCGCGCCCCGACTCCAGACGCATCTCCCCCGCTGCCGACCCCGAGATCACCGCCGTCAACGCCGCGTTCGCGCTCGCACTGTGTGAGCGCCACGACCTCCTCACATCCGACCACCGCCTCTACGACCTCGCCCACGCCGCCGCCGACGACGCGCCGCAGGTCGGATTGGAGCGGTTCAAATCGCACTTCGCCTCGCTCGTGGACGACCCGACCGAGAGCGACTACCGGAAGGCGCTGGTCGACGTCACGCGCGAGTACTGTATTCGGGAGCAGCAGGCGGCCGACTGA
- a CDS encoding 30S ribosomal protein S7: MSESESPEPESPADSEEARSNALLFGVWDVSEIEYTDPSTKRYIAVTPIAHTMGRHASKQFKKSEISIVERLINRLMQSEDNTGHKQKTMNIVREAFEIVHERTEENPVQVLVTAIQNAAPREETVRLKYGGISVPQAVDVAPQRRVDQALKFIAEGTQRGSYKSKQSAAEALASVLIGAADYDMQSYAISQKEERERVAAAAR; the protein is encoded by the coding sequence ATGAGCGAGTCCGAGTCCCCCGAGCCGGAGTCCCCCGCCGACAGCGAGGAGGCGCGCTCGAACGCGCTGCTGTTCGGCGTCTGGGACGTCTCCGAGATCGAGTACACCGACCCCTCGACCAAGCGCTACATCGCGGTGACCCCCATCGCCCACACGATGGGGCGCCACGCCTCCAAGCAGTTCAAGAAGTCGGAGATCAGCATCGTCGAGCGGCTCATCAACCGCCTGATGCAGTCCGAAGACAACACGGGGCACAAGCAGAAGACGATGAACATCGTCCGCGAGGCGTTCGAGATCGTCCACGAGCGCACCGAGGAGAACCCGGTGCAGGTGCTCGTGACCGCCATCCAGAACGCCGCTCCCCGCGAGGAGACCGTCCGCCTGAAGTACGGTGGGATCTCGGTCCCGCAGGCCGTCGACGTCGCCCCGCAACGACGGGTGGACCAGGCGCTGAAGTTCATCGCCGAAGGCACCCAGCGCGGCTCGTACAAGTCGAAACAGAGCGCCGCCGAAGCGCTCGCCTCCGTGTTGATCGGCGCAGCCGACTACGACATGCAGTCGTACGCCATCAGCCAGAAGGAAGAGCGCGAGCGCGTCGCCGCCGCCGCCCGCTAA
- a CDS encoding 30S ribosomal protein S12 yields the protein MANGKYAARKLKQDRQQRRWSDSKYARRERGLRKKSDPLEGAPQARGIVLEKVGIEAKQPNSAIRKCVRVQLIKNGKQVTAFCPGDGAISFIDEHDEVTIAGIGGAKGRAMGDLSGVNYKVEKVNGVSMIELVRGNAEKPVR from the coding sequence ATGGCGAACGGCAAGTACGCCGCGCGCAAACTCAAGCAGGACCGCCAGCAGCGTCGGTGGTCCGACTCGAAGTACGCGCGACGCGAACGCGGTCTCCGGAAGAAATCGGACCCGCTCGAGGGTGCCCCGCAGGCGCGAGGCATCGTCCTTGAGAAGGTCGGAATCGAAGCGAAGCAGCCGAACTCGGCCATCCGAAAGTGTGTTCGAGTGCAGCTCATCAAGAACGGCAAGCAGGTCACCGCGTTCTGCCCTGGTGACGGTGCCATCTCGTTCATCGACGAGCACGACGAGGTCACCATCGCGGGTATCGGTGGCGCGAAGGGCCGTGCGATGGGTGACCTCTCGGGCGTGAACTACAAGGTCGAGAAGGTCAACGGCGTGTCGATGATCGAACTCGTGCGCGGGAACGCGGAGAAGCCAGTCAGATGA
- a CDS encoding mechanosensitive ion channel family protein, with the protein MTRSVLAQLPPGIPTEFTGVEDIAVRTLGFVAAAAVVYAVGRVLVVPTVSRIVRARNQNNPTIETATETYAHLLVVGVAVVAGIIAAGFGGVLTDASIVIAAVSLVVGAASQDVIGSLVSGLFLVADRDFNVGDWVSWSGGEGTIEAVDFRVTRIRTPNNETITVPNTELTTNALTRPYGRERYRITEQLDIAYADDAELALKTLADVAREDDRVLDDPAPTSRIVAFGGTAPTLQAEYWVSDPMDVNLVEVKSDFRRRVKRRFDEEGLTLGPASGHELSGELAIDVRERADAAGEPN; encoded by the coding sequence ATGACGCGCTCCGTTCTCGCCCAACTGCCGCCGGGGATACCGACCGAGTTCACCGGTGTGGAGGATATCGCCGTCCGCACGCTCGGGTTCGTCGCCGCGGCCGCCGTCGTCTACGCCGTCGGCCGGGTGCTCGTTGTGCCGACAGTGAGCCGAATCGTCCGCGCGCGGAATCAGAACAACCCGACCATCGAGACGGCGACCGAGACGTACGCGCACCTGCTCGTGGTGGGCGTAGCGGTCGTCGCCGGCATCATCGCCGCCGGGTTCGGCGGCGTGCTGACCGACGCCTCCATCGTCATCGCCGCCGTCTCGCTCGTCGTCGGCGCGGCGAGCCAGGACGTCATCGGGTCGCTCGTCTCCGGGCTCTTTCTCGTCGCGGACCGCGACTTCAACGTCGGCGACTGGGTCTCCTGGTCCGGCGGCGAGGGCACCATCGAGGCCGTCGACTTCCGCGTCACCCGCATCCGGACCCCGAACAACGAGACGATCACGGTGCCGAACACGGAACTGACGACGAACGCGCTCACCCGGCCCTACGGAAGAGAGCGCTACCGGATAACGGAACAGCTCGACATCGCGTACGCCGACGACGCCGAACTGGCGCTGAAGACGCTCGCCGACGTCGCTCGCGAGGACGACCGGGTGCTCGACGACCCCGCACCGACGTCGCGCATCGTCGCCTTCGGCGGGACCGCGCCCACGCTGCAGGCGGAGTACTGGGTGTCGGACCCGATGGACGTGAACCTCGTCGAGGTCAAGTCTGACTTCCGGCGACGGGTGAAGCGGCGGTTCGACGAGGAGGGACTCACCCTGGGGCCGGCGTCGGGACACGAACTCTCGGGGGAACTCGCGATCGACGTGCGCGAGCGGGCGGACGCCGCGGGCGAGCCGAACTGA
- a CDS encoding NusA-like transcription termination signal-binding factor, with product MRVTLSDTARQFIALFEDVTGATARDCLVHEKEGGKNGRVTFLVAAGEMGQAIGPGGRRVKQVEEKLGREVTLVEDADTAEAFVANALAPAVVTHVTVSEQNDRVAYVEVDSEDRGVAIGTEGKNIKTARELARRHWDLDDVQLT from the coding sequence ATGCGCGTCACCCTCTCGGACACGGCCCGGCAGTTCATCGCCCTCTTCGAGGACGTGACGGGCGCGACCGCACGCGACTGCCTCGTCCACGAGAAGGAAGGGGGTAAAAACGGTCGCGTGACGTTCCTCGTCGCGGCCGGCGAGATGGGACAGGCCATCGGTCCGGGGGGGAGACGGGTCAAGCAGGTCGAGGAGAAACTCGGGCGCGAGGTCACGCTCGTCGAGGACGCCGACACGGCGGAGGCGTTCGTTGCGAACGCGCTCGCGCCCGCCGTGGTGACGCACGTCACCGTCTCCGAGCAGAACGACCGGGTGGCGTACGTCGAGGTCGATTCCGAAGACAGGGGCGTCGCCATCGGGACCGAGGGAAAGAACATCAAGACGGCGCGCGAACTGGCGAGACGGCACTGGGACCTCGACGACGTCCAGTTGACGTAG
- the rpoA2 gene encoding DNA-directed RNA polymerase subunit A'', whose translation MTEHETVDPTGEYEYVTEDIEVVVEDTELPRRLKTQVYEVIERREGVTVEQADEIARAAETQYLDTRVDPLDPVGTVSAQSIGEPGTQMTMNTFHYAGVAEIDVTQGLPRLIELVDARKTPDTPMMTVYLDPDHIEERIAEVDDPEYDERDVAHEVVWQIEATKILALGDVSTNVADMLVNIDLNEDTLRERWPTAENVGNVAEEIAEEIEDALGVETTRMGTVIEFGPKQPSYRQLLQLVEELRDIVFKGIEEVSRVVIRREKLDDGEEEFVLYTEGSAFGDVLTIEGVDGTRTTSNNIHEVYRQLGVEAAREAIINETMETLEEQGLDDVNVRHLMLVADIMTNRGTIESIGRHGISGSKDSVLARAAFEVTVNHLLDAAIHGEMDDLDGVIENVIVGKPVAIGTGDVNLRMGSIDADVETPEVDATLEPEPSDD comes from the coding sequence ATGACTGAGCACGAGACCGTCGACCCCACCGGCGAGTACGAGTACGTCACAGAGGACATCGAAGTCGTCGTCGAGGACACCGAACTGCCTCGACGACTGAAGACGCAGGTGTACGAGGTCATCGAGCGGCGCGAGGGCGTCACCGTCGAGCAGGCGGACGAGATCGCCCGCGCGGCGGAGACGCAGTACCTCGACACCCGCGTGGACCCGCTCGACCCGGTCGGAACCGTGTCGGCGCAGTCCATCGGCGAACCGGGAACGCAGATGACGATGAACACGTTCCACTACGCCGGCGTCGCCGAGATCGACGTGACACAGGGACTGCCCCGACTCATCGAACTGGTGGACGCGCGGAAGACGCCGGACACCCCGATGATGACCGTCTACCTCGACCCCGACCACATCGAAGAGCGGATCGCGGAGGTCGACGACCCCGAGTACGATGAGCGCGACGTGGCCCACGAGGTCGTCTGGCAGATCGAGGCGACGAAGATCCTCGCGCTGGGCGACGTCTCGACCAACGTCGCGGACATGCTCGTCAACATCGACCTCAACGAGGATACCCTCCGCGAGCGGTGGCCCACCGCCGAGAACGTCGGGAACGTCGCCGAGGAGATCGCCGAGGAGATCGAGGACGCGCTCGGCGTCGAAACCACCCGGATGGGGACCGTCATCGAGTTCGGCCCGAAGCAGCCCTCGTACCGACAGCTGCTCCAGCTGGTCGAGGAGCTGCGCGACATCGTCTTCAAGGGCATCGAGGAGGTCTCCCGCGTCGTCATCCGCCGCGAGAAGCTCGACGACGGCGAGGAGGAGTTCGTCCTCTACACCGAGGGGTCGGCGTTCGGCGACGTGCTCACCATCGAGGGCGTCGACGGGACGCGGACGACTTCGAACAACATCCACGAGGTCTACCGTCAGCTCGGTGTGGAGGCCGCCCGCGAGGCCATCATCAACGAGACGATGGAGACGCTCGAAGAGCAGGGCCTCGACGACGTGAACGTCCGGCACCTGATGCTCGTCGCGGACATCATGACCAACCGGGGAACCATCGAGTCCATCGGTCGGCACGGCATCTCGGGGTCGAAAGACTCCGTGCTCGCGCGCGCGGCGTTCGAGGTCACGGTGAACCACCTGCTCGACGCCGCCATCCACGGCGAGATGGACGACCTCGACGGCGTCATCGAGAACGTCATCGTCGGCAAGCCCGTCGCCATCGGGACGGGCGACGTCAACCTCCGGATGGGCTCTATCGACGCCGACGTCGAGACGCCCGAGGTGGACGCCACGCTCGAACCCGAGCCGTCGGACGACTGA